In Agarivorans gilvus, one genomic interval encodes:
- the gcvT gene encoding glycine cleavage system aminomethyltransferase GcvT, with protein sequence MTQQTVLHQAHLDSGAKMVDFHGWEMPIHYGSQIEEHHAVRNMAGMFDVSHMTIVDVQGEQAQAFLRKLLANDVAKLTTKGKALYGGMLNPEGGVIDDLITYYFSETDYRLVVNSATREKDLAWINQQASEYAVSIIERPELAMIAVQGPQAKALTAKVLSAEQNAAIEGMKPFFGVQAGDLFIATTGYTGEQGYEIVLPQEQAVALWKALEAQGVQPCGLGARDTLRLEAGMNLYGQDMDETVSPLAANMGWTIAWEPQDRDFIGRKALEEQKAQGTDKLVGLLMESKGVMRAGQAVTVVNEFGEALPGVITSGTFSPTLGQSIALARIANCDVDEALVEMRKKQVKVKVVKPVFVRNGAKV encoded by the coding sequence ATGACACAGCAAACGGTACTTCATCAGGCGCACCTCGATTCGGGCGCCAAAATGGTTGATTTTCACGGTTGGGAAATGCCCATTCATTACGGCTCGCAAATAGAAGAACATCATGCGGTGCGTAACATGGCTGGTATGTTCGATGTTTCCCACATGACCATTGTTGATGTGCAGGGCGAGCAAGCCCAAGCCTTCCTACGTAAATTGCTGGCCAACGACGTGGCCAAACTCACCACCAAAGGCAAGGCCTTGTATGGCGGCATGCTTAATCCAGAAGGTGGCGTGATTGACGACCTGATTACCTATTACTTTAGCGAAACAGACTACCGTTTAGTGGTGAACTCAGCCACCCGTGAAAAAGACTTAGCTTGGATAAACCAACAAGCCAGCGAGTATGCTGTGAGTATTATCGAGCGTCCCGAATTGGCGATGATTGCCGTACAAGGGCCACAAGCTAAAGCGCTTACGGCTAAAGTGCTTAGCGCCGAGCAAAACGCTGCAATTGAAGGCATGAAGCCCTTCTTTGGTGTACAAGCCGGCGATTTGTTTATTGCCACCACCGGTTATACCGGCGAACAAGGTTACGAAATTGTACTGCCACAAGAGCAGGCCGTTGCCTTATGGAAAGCCTTAGAAGCGCAGGGCGTGCAGCCTTGTGGTTTAGGTGCTCGCGATACCCTACGCTTAGAAGCAGGCATGAATTTATACGGCCAAGACATGGACGAAACTGTATCGCCTTTGGCGGCTAACATGGGCTGGACCATTGCCTGGGAGCCGCAAGATCGTGACTTCATCGGGCGTAAGGCGCTAGAGGAGCAAAAAGCCCAAGGCACCGACAAACTAGTTGGGCTGTTAATGGAAAGCAAAGGCGTGATGCGTGCTGGCCAAGCGGTGACCGTGGTGAACGAGTTTGGCGAAGCGCTACCCGGAGTGATTACCAGCGGCACCTTTTCTCCCACTTTGGGCCAGAGTATTGCCTTAGCCCGCATCGCCAATTGCGATGTTGACGAAG
- a CDS encoding LysR family transcriptional regulator translates to MKTEDIKLFHFIVDAGNLTKASELLDLPKSNLSRRLKNLENELQVKLFHRDHREITLSKNGRLFYQRSKSIINELEFTVESLVKESVELSAQLRVHLLPLPGIDLFENIIFRFMEMHPKVAIEIITSSDERDLIEHNIDVALRVGASLEDSNLIARQLKTVKFGYYASPEYLAIHGIPRTEEELMQHQFIIHRQPNGKLAKRFPLCQGRSFEAKGRLIVNDFSMLVRACLGNQGLVYQPHRLVEAEVDKGHLVHLLPETDSRAGSGWLVYPTRTSLSPAARALIDYLVKEVDHIFIEC, encoded by the coding sequence ATGAAAACAGAAGATATAAAGTTATTTCACTTTATTGTTGATGCGGGCAACCTGACTAAGGCTTCAGAGCTATTAGACCTGCCTAAGTCCAACCTAAGCCGCAGGCTAAAGAACTTAGAAAACGAATTGCAGGTGAAATTGTTTCATCGGGATCACCGTGAAATTACACTATCGAAAAATGGCCGACTGTTTTATCAGCGCAGTAAATCAATTATCAACGAGCTAGAATTTACTGTGGAATCTTTGGTGAAAGAGTCGGTTGAGTTGAGTGCTCAGTTACGGGTGCATTTACTGCCGCTGCCGGGTATTGATTTGTTTGAAAACATTATTTTTCGCTTCATGGAAATGCACCCCAAGGTAGCCATTGAGATTATCACCAGCAGTGACGAGCGCGATCTTATTGAACACAACATTGACGTAGCGTTGCGGGTTGGTGCGAGCTTGGAAGACTCTAACCTGATCGCCCGCCAGCTAAAAACCGTTAAGTTTGGTTATTATGCCAGCCCCGAATATTTGGCTATACATGGTATTCCACGCACCGAAGAAGAGTTAATGCAGCATCAGTTTATCATTCATCGCCAACCCAATGGTAAGTTAGCTAAACGCTTTCCCCTGTGTCAGGGTCGCAGTTTTGAGGCGAAGGGAAGGTTGATAGTGAATGACTTTTCGATGTTGGTGCGCGCCTGCTTGGGAAATCAAGGTTTAGTGTATCAACCGCACCGCTTGGTAGAAGCCGAAGTGGATAAGGGTCATTTGGTGCATTTGTTACCCGAGACCGACTCGCGGGCAGGAAGCGGTTGGTTGGTTTATCCCACCCGTACCAGCTTATCACCAGCCGCCAGAGCCTTAATCGACTACCTAGTGAAAGAAGTCGACCATATTTTTATTGAATGCTAA
- a CDS encoding efflux RND transporter periplasmic adaptor subunit, protein MNVKPYSILTVAIVSLLLSGCDLATKAEAKDVNPAKPRPVKLIDIDQTLPAQQRSFPAKVYASQQAELAFRISGELNQLDLIEGQRVTKGEVLSELDKRDAQNALLTAEANHQLAAADFKRKQSLLDRKLISPAEVDSARATLKSAEANLRAQRDQLQYTSIYAPFSGVVAKVHTDNYQMVQPHQAIVTVQNTDSFELKIELPEAMLHRLQSLSSLAHTQAFVDVAKFGFEQPLPIQYQEHSSLASQGTQTYQVTFSFIPPKGLHLLPGMSTSVLIDLPETDDSKTAIAILPLSALVREGHSSALQSSTEASVWVYQQDKQTLKRQTITLGNVLADGVEVLSGLHHGDRVVASGVNSLTGNEAIKPLHWVRGV, encoded by the coding sequence TTGAACGTCAAGCCATATTCAATACTTACCGTAGCCATTGTCAGCTTATTGTTAAGCGGTTGTGACCTAGCCACCAAAGCCGAAGCTAAAGATGTTAACCCAGCCAAACCGCGCCCGGTAAAGTTGATCGACATCGACCAAACGCTACCTGCTCAGCAACGCAGTTTTCCAGCTAAAGTATATGCCAGCCAACAAGCCGAACTGGCCTTTCGCATTAGCGGTGAGCTCAATCAGCTGGATCTAATTGAAGGGCAACGCGTAACTAAGGGTGAGGTTCTATCTGAACTAGACAAGCGTGATGCGCAAAACGCCCTACTCACAGCGGAAGCAAATCACCAATTGGCTGCAGCCGACTTCAAACGTAAGCAAAGCCTGCTGGATCGTAAACTGATTTCGCCAGCTGAAGTGGATAGTGCGCGCGCCACCTTAAAATCGGCCGAAGCCAACCTACGAGCACAGCGTGACCAACTGCAATATACCAGTATTTACGCCCCCTTCTCTGGGGTGGTAGCCAAGGTGCATACCGATAACTACCAAATGGTGCAGCCACATCAAGCGATTGTCACCGTGCAAAATACCGATAGCTTCGAACTTAAAATTGAGTTGCCCGAAGCCATGTTGCACCGCTTACAAAGCTTATCCTCTTTGGCACACACCCAAGCCTTTGTCGATGTAGCGAAGTTTGGCTTTGAGCAGCCTCTGCCCATCCAATATCAAGAGCACAGCAGTCTAGCCTCACAAGGCACCCAAACCTATCAAGTGACCTTTAGCTTTATTCCGCCAAAGGGTTTGCATTTGTTACCGGGCATGAGTACTTCGGTGCTAATAGACTTGCCAGAAACCGACGACAGCAAAACAGCGATAGCGATTCTGCCGCTCAGTGCCTTGGTAAGAGAAGGCCATAGTAGCGCACTTCAAAGCAGTACCGAGGCTTCGGTATGGGTTTACCAACAAGATAAACAAACCTTGAAACGCCAAACCATTACCCTGGGTAATGTGCTTGCCGATGGCGTGGAAGTGTTGTCGGGCTTACACCACGGTGACCGAGTGGTGGCGAGCGGCGTTAATAGCTTAACCGGCAACGAAGCCATTAAACCGCTGCATTGGGTTAGAGGTGTATAA
- a CDS encoding efflux RND transporter permease subunit encodes MNAALYSINHKVISWMVVILMVAGGIIAFNGLGQLEQPEFTIKSALIITPYPGASTEQVEEEVTLPLEDALQQMSQLKHVTSINSAGLSQIEVEMKDQYDKQSLPQVWDELRRKVNDSLGELPPGAAQPIVIDDFSDVYGYFVSITGEGYSYRELDNYSNLVRRELVTTPGVKKISVVGMPEEQVVVEISQQKLTALGLEPDYIYSLLQTQNVVSNAGKMLVGDLRVRIHPTGELSDISELKNLLVSPPSSSKLIYLGDIANIYRANSETPDALYHFNGAKALSMGISYSSGVNVVDVSKIVSAKIAELQSEMPIGMNIAVIYDQGNIVESAVSNFLINFAESVAIVIIVLLLFMGLKSGLLIGGVLVITILGTFIVMNVLNIQLQNISLGALIIALGMLVDNAIVVTEGIIIGIKRGQSRTQAAAGVVKQTQWPLLGATVIAIMAFAPIGLSSDATGEFCASLFKVLLISLSISWITAITLTPFFCHLLFKDGDTSEAEQDPYSGTIFNIYRAILHTAMRHRVVSLMVVLLMLVSAVFGMSKVKNVFFPASTTPIFMADIWLPEGTDILATEAFVSQIEQDLFDSDSRLQHGIRNVTSVVGQGAQRFALTYQPEKSYAAYAQLIIEMKDLDSLAVYAPWLEQTLRERYSDAEYRVKLIENGPSPAAKIEARFYGDDPAVLRSLAEQAEAIFHAQPAADNIRHTWRNQQLLVRPQMDLVRAREIGISKQDLDATLLRNFNGQQIGVYRDGSHLLPIVARAPEAERKNADSVNELQVWSSKYQSFVPIEQLVSSVTSQWEDPLLLRRDRKRLITVLADPALTGNETADSLLRKVRPAIEAIALPDGYFLEWGGEFETSSEAQQGIAGSIPMGYLAMFLLTVLLFNSIRQPLVIWATVPLAIIGVSFGLLALDAPMSFMAILGMLSLSGMIIKNSIVLVDQINLELSEGKAAFAAVYHSAVSRVRPVGMAALTTMLGMIPLLADPFFKSMAVTIVFGLGFATLLTLVVLPVIYTLVFRIKIPAKF; translated from the coding sequence ATGAATGCAGCACTTTACAGTATCAACCACAAGGTTATCAGTTGGATGGTGGTGATATTAATGGTGGCTGGCGGCATCATCGCCTTTAACGGCTTAGGTCAGTTAGAACAGCCAGAATTTACCATTAAGAGCGCCTTAATCATCACCCCTTATCCGGGAGCCAGCACCGAGCAAGTCGAAGAGGAAGTCACGCTTCCTCTAGAGGATGCTTTGCAGCAAATGTCGCAACTGAAACATGTCACTTCAATCAACAGTGCCGGACTGTCACAAATTGAAGTAGAAATGAAAGATCAATACGACAAACAAAGCTTACCGCAAGTATGGGACGAGCTAAGACGTAAAGTTAACGATAGCCTTGGCGAACTGCCTCCGGGTGCGGCTCAGCCAATTGTTATCGACGATTTCTCCGATGTATATGGCTACTTTGTGAGCATTACCGGTGAAGGTTACAGCTACCGTGAGTTAGATAACTACAGCAATTTAGTTCGCCGCGAATTGGTAACCACTCCTGGGGTGAAAAAGATCTCGGTGGTAGGCATGCCTGAAGAGCAAGTAGTCGTTGAAATTAGCCAGCAAAAACTCACTGCGCTGGGCTTAGAGCCCGACTACATTTATAGCTTGTTACAAACCCAAAACGTGGTATCCAATGCCGGTAAGATGTTGGTAGGAGACCTGCGAGTGCGGATCCACCCCACCGGTGAGCTCAGCGATATTTCAGAGCTAAAAAATCTGTTAGTAAGCCCACCCAGTAGTAGCAAATTAATTTACTTGGGTGATATTGCCAATATTTACCGCGCTAACAGCGAAACGCCCGATGCGCTTTATCACTTTAACGGCGCTAAAGCCTTGTCAATGGGGATCTCTTATAGCTCTGGGGTAAACGTGGTTGACGTATCCAAAATAGTCAGCGCGAAAATCGCCGAGCTACAATCAGAAATGCCGATTGGCATGAACATCGCTGTGATTTACGACCAAGGTAATATTGTAGAAAGTGCGGTGAGCAATTTCTTAATCAACTTTGCCGAGTCGGTGGCCATTGTGATCATCGTATTGTTGCTGTTCATGGGACTAAAATCAGGCTTACTGATTGGCGGCGTCTTGGTGATTACCATTTTAGGTACCTTCATCGTGATGAACGTACTTAACATTCAGCTACAAAACATTTCTTTGGGCGCCTTAATCATTGCACTAGGGATGTTGGTAGATAATGCCATTGTGGTCACCGAGGGGATCATCATTGGCATTAAGCGCGGTCAAAGCCGTACTCAAGCTGCTGCTGGCGTAGTGAAACAAACCCAATGGCCGTTATTGGGCGCCACGGTGATTGCCATTATGGCCTTTGCCCCGATTGGTTTATCTTCTGATGCCACCGGTGAATTTTGTGCCTCACTGTTCAAAGTGCTGCTGATTTCACTGTCGATTAGCTGGATAACCGCGATTACCCTGACCCCATTTTTCTGTCATTTGCTGTTCAAAGACGGCGATACCAGCGAGGCCGAGCAAGATCCTTACAGCGGTACGATCTTCAACATTTACCGCGCCATATTGCATACTGCCATGCGCCATCGCGTCGTCAGCTTGATGGTGGTATTGCTGATGTTAGTATCGGCGGTATTTGGTATGAGTAAGGTGAAAAACGTGTTCTTCCCTGCATCAACCACGCCCATTTTTATGGCCGATATTTGGTTGCCTGAGGGCACCGATATTCTTGCCACCGAAGCCTTTGTTAGCCAAATCGAACAGGACTTGTTTGACTCCGACTCAAGGCTGCAACATGGCATACGCAACGTCACCAGCGTGGTGGGCCAAGGGGCACAGCGTTTCGCTTTAACTTATCAACCAGAAAAATCCTACGCGGCCTATGCTCAGCTGATCATTGAAATGAAAGACTTAGACAGCTTGGCGGTATACGCGCCGTGGCTAGAGCAAACCCTAAGAGAGCGTTACAGCGACGCCGAATATCGCGTCAAGCTAATTGAAAATGGCCCTTCTCCAGCGGCTAAAATTGAAGCACGTTTCTATGGTGATGACCCAGCAGTATTACGCAGCTTAGCCGAACAAGCAGAAGCCATATTCCATGCCCAGCCAGCGGCCGATAACATTCGTCATACTTGGCGTAATCAGCAGCTGCTAGTTCGTCCACAAATGGACTTAGTGCGCGCTAGAGAAATCGGCATTAGTAAACAGGATCTCGATGCCACCTTGCTACGCAACTTCAATGGCCAACAAATTGGGGTCTACCGCGACGGTTCTCACTTATTGCCGATTGTGGCCCGCGCTCCCGAGGCCGAGCGTAAAAATGCCGATAGCGTCAACGAGTTGCAAGTATGGAGCTCCAAGTACCAAAGCTTTGTACCAATTGAGCAATTGGTAAGCTCGGTGACTAGCCAATGGGAAGATCCGCTGCTCCTACGCCGTGACCGTAAACGCTTGATTACGGTATTGGCCGATCCCGCCTTAACCGGTAACGAAACCGCTGACTCGCTACTGCGCAAGGTTCGCCCAGCGATTGAAGCCATCGCGCTACCCGACGGTTATTTCCTAGAATGGGGTGGCGAGTTTGAAACCTCTAGCGAAGCACAACAAGGTATTGCGGGCTCTATTCCTATGGGCTACCTCGCCATGTTCTTGCTAACGGTATTGCTGTTTAACTCGATTCGCCAGCCTTTGGTGATTTGGGCAACCGTACCCTTAGCCATTATTGGCGTAAGTTTTGGCTTGTTAGCACTGGACGCCCCCATGAGCTTCATGGCGATTCTCGGTATGTTGAGTCTTAGTGGCATGATCATTAAAAACAGCATCGTATTAGTCGACCAGATCAACCTTGAGCTCAGCGAAGGCAAAGCCGCCTTTGCCGCGGTTTACCACTCGGCGGTAAGCCGGGTACGCCCAGTCGGCATGGCAGCCTTAACTACCATGTTAGGGATGATTCCGCTGCTGGCCGACCCCTTCTTCAAATCCATGGCCGTGACCATTGTATTTGGCTTAGGCTTTGCCACCCTGCTTACCTTGGTGGTTCTACCGGTGATTTACACCTTGGTATTTAGGATCAAGATCCCTGCAAAGTTTTAA
- the tolC gene encoding outer membrane channel protein TolC encodes MTLKLKSLLLSTALAASFAVSADDLLQIYQLAETRDPQILQSKADRDQAFENITEQRAALLPQIGFSAGASYTATDNQAIDSISNTQASLGLQQALYSPSSWKNLSISEMSAAQADARYQAAQQQLMMRVSEAYFAVLSALDQLNFTAANKLAVARQLEQTKQRFQVGLTAITDVHEAQAEYDRTLAEEIQAMNSLSNSYEGLREITGLEHRQLSLLNADYFSAQPPKGDSQAWLEQANQHNLQLQANRIAKQIAEQQIKLAQTGHQPTLNLAASLGYDNNSYGNDNYDRSNGGSANSGTIGLDFSLPLYSGGAISSQVKQAQLAYISASEALEQRFRSVQSQTNSLLNNVNASVSSIKAYQQTVVSSQSALAATEAGFEVGTRTIVDVQDATRNLYSAKSQLANARYNYILNVLYLKQTAGSLNPEDLKQINAGLMQPSD; translated from the coding sequence ATGACATTGAAGCTAAAATCGCTATTGCTAAGTACTGCCTTAGCAGCCAGCTTTGCTGTATCAGCAGACGACCTGCTACAGATTTACCAATTGGCAGAAACTCGCGATCCACAGATTTTACAAAGTAAGGCCGATCGCGACCAAGCCTTTGAAAATATCACCGAGCAACGCGCCGCCTTATTGCCACAAATTGGTTTTAGTGCCGGTGCCAGCTACACCGCTACCGATAATCAGGCCATCGACAGCATCAGCAATACTCAAGCCTCCTTAGGTTTGCAGCAAGCGCTGTATTCGCCCAGCTCATGGAAGAACCTGAGCATTAGTGAAATGAGTGCCGCGCAAGCCGATGCCCGCTACCAAGCTGCTCAGCAACAGCTGATGATGCGAGTCAGCGAGGCTTACTTTGCCGTGCTGAGTGCGCTTGACCAGCTTAATTTTACCGCCGCCAACAAACTGGCCGTGGCGCGCCAGTTAGAGCAAACCAAACAACGCTTTCAAGTAGGGCTAACTGCAATTACCGATGTGCATGAAGCACAAGCGGAATACGACCGTACTCTAGCCGAAGAAATTCAAGCGATGAACAGTCTGAGTAATAGCTACGAAGGCTTACGCGAAATAACCGGCTTGGAACATCGCCAACTCAGCTTGTTAAACGCCGATTATTTCTCGGCGCAACCACCCAAGGGCGACAGCCAAGCTTGGTTAGAGCAGGCCAATCAACACAATCTGCAATTACAAGCGAATCGGATTGCCAAGCAGATTGCCGAACAGCAAATTAAGCTGGCCCAAACCGGCCACCAGCCCACGCTTAACCTGGCGGCCTCGCTGGGCTATGACAACAATAGCTACGGTAACGACAACTACGACCGAAGCAATGGTGGCTCAGCCAATAGTGGCACCATTGGCCTAGACTTTTCATTACCGCTTTATAGTGGTGGGGCTATTTCTTCGCAAGTTAAACAAGCGCAATTAGCCTACATCTCGGCTAGCGAAGCCTTAGAACAACGCTTTCGCAGCGTACAAAGCCAAACCAACTCTTTATTAAACAACGTTAATGCCAGCGTTAGCTCGATCAAAGCCTACCAACAGACAGTCGTTTCTTCTCAAAGTGCGCTAGCTGCTACCGAAGCGGGATTTGAAGTGGGCACCCGCACCATAGTTGATGTGCAAGATGCGACGCGTAACCTGTATTCGGCCAAGAGCCAACTGGCCAATGCCCGTTACAACTACATTCTGAATGTACTTTATTTGAAGCAAACCGCCGGAAGCCTCAACCCAGAAGATTTAAAACAGATCAATGCCGGCTTAATGCAGCCCAGTGACTAA
- a CDS encoding FAD-dependent monooxygenase: MQTVDIAIIGGGMVGLALAAALADSPLKIAIVEPKPAQAPLLQDYSLRVSAISLSSQGFLSSLGVWQSICEQRVAPYHDMQVWEQDSFAKIRFQAEQLLVDELGHIVENDIVRYALWQRVSQQSNVVFIEQAVDKLHRGDSESWLSFANGQAISCKLLVAADGANSWLREQLAVPLSYWDYQHTAIVATIKTSEAHQSCARQIFSPEGPLAFLPLSDPHHCSIVWSVSPERASALQSLSEQDFNKQLTMAFDHRLGLCQRVGELGAFPLRMRYARDFAGKGFVLIGDAAHTIHPLAGQGVNLGLMDAAALAEQLIDLQQAGKNLGDYANLRHFERWRKSEASQMIAAMEFFKRIFGNANPALKLLRGVGMSVVDKAEPLKRQAMLRALGLAGDLPKRAAVKSA, encoded by the coding sequence ATGCAAACAGTAGATATTGCCATTATTGGCGGTGGCATGGTGGGCTTGGCGTTAGCGGCCGCGCTGGCTGATAGCCCGCTTAAGATTGCCATCGTTGAGCCTAAACCTGCCCAAGCTCCACTCTTGCAAGACTACAGCCTGCGAGTGAGCGCGATTAGTTTATCTTCGCAAGGTTTCTTAAGCTCGTTGGGAGTATGGCAAAGTATTTGTGAGCAACGTGTGGCGCCCTACCATGATATGCAAGTATGGGAGCAAGACAGTTTTGCTAAAATTCGTTTTCAGGCCGAGCAACTGCTGGTAGATGAACTAGGCCACATCGTTGAAAACGACATCGTGCGGTATGCCTTATGGCAGCGAGTAAGCCAGCAAAGCAATGTGGTCTTTATTGAGCAAGCGGTGGACAAGCTACACCGTGGTGACAGCGAATCTTGGTTGAGTTTTGCCAATGGTCAAGCCATAAGTTGTAAGCTGTTGGTGGCCGCCGATGGCGCAAATTCCTGGCTGCGTGAGCAACTGGCGGTACCGCTAAGCTATTGGGACTACCAACACACTGCCATTGTGGCCACCATCAAAACCAGCGAAGCACATCAAAGCTGTGCTCGACAAATATTTAGCCCCGAAGGCCCCTTAGCCTTTTTACCCCTTAGTGACCCGCATCATTGCTCAATCGTTTGGTCGGTCTCACCTGAGCGAGCTAGCGCACTACAAAGCCTTAGCGAACAAGACTTCAATAAGCAACTCACCATGGCCTTTGATCATCGCTTAGGTTTGTGTCAGCGAGTGGGTGAGTTGGGTGCGTTTCCCTTACGCATGCGTTATGCGCGAGACTTTGCCGGTAAAGGTTTTGTCTTGATTGGTGACGCCGCCCATACTATTCACCCCTTAGCTGGGCAGGGGGTGAACTTAGGCTTGATGGATGCCGCCGCCTTGGCCGAGCAGTTAATTGACTTACAGCAAGCCGGTAAAAACCTAGGCGATTACGCCAACCTGCGTCATTTCGAGCGTTGGCGCAAGAGCGAGGCCAGCCAGATGATTGCCGCGATGGAGTTTTTCAAGCGCATTTTTGGCAATGCCAATCCCGCATTAAAACTGTTACGCGGCGTGGGCATGAGTGTGGTGGATAAGGCCGAGCCTTTGAAACGTCAGGCGATGCTGCGCGCCTTGGGTTTAGCCGGAGATCTACCCAAACGCGCTGCGGTTAAATCGGCATAA
- a CDS encoding FAD-dependent monooxygenase, with product MSEQRWSVVWSLEAEQAKRLQSADEQVFLSELQQAFGYRAGRFIAVGKRAAYPLVLRYYPRLFAHRMLLIGNAAHSLHPIAGQGFNLALRDVAALAPLLLQQWQQGLDLGAHSLLDAYQQLRQDDIQRTIAMTAGLASVFASSDKSSVIPRNLGLMAMQLCPSFKLLLAKQSLGLFSR from the coding sequence ATGAGCGAGCAGCGTTGGTCGGTGGTATGGTCCTTAGAAGCCGAGCAAGCCAAGCGCTTGCAAAGCGCCGATGAGCAGGTCTTTCTAAGCGAGTTACAACAAGCCTTTGGTTATCGCGCCGGGCGCTTTATTGCGGTGGGTAAGCGAGCCGCTTATCCCTTGGTATTGCGTTATTACCCTCGTTTATTTGCGCATCGTATGTTGCTAATAGGCAATGCTGCCCACAGTTTGCATCCTATTGCCGGCCAAGGTTTTAATTTGGCGCTGCGTGATGTGGCAGCTCTGGCGCCACTACTATTACAACAGTGGCAGCAAGGGCTAGATTTGGGCGCGCATAGCCTGTTGGACGCTTATCAACAACTACGCCAAGACGATATTCAGCGCACCATCGCCATGACCGCCGGTCTTGCCAGTGTGTTTGCTAGTAGCGATAAAAGCTCGGTGATACCGCGTAATTTAGGGCTAATGGCGATGCAGCTTTGCCCCAGTTTTAAGTTGTTATTGGCTAAACAAAGCCTTGGTTTATTTTCTCGATAA
- a CDS encoding FAD-dependent oxidoreductase — translation MSQPQHFDIIIVGAGMTGASLALALSQTPSAKPLKIALIEAAELNFGQHPGFDGRAIALSAGSLRWFQQQGLWSNMAPYGCAIEHIHVSDRGHCGWTSMQADEYHLDALGQVIELEHAGRELHQQLAQRQGISLFCPARVKHIEQQQQQVLLELDDQQCLSGSLLIGADGADSLVGQKIGNQQQHDFAKYALIANVQADQDPAGRAFERFTEQGP, via the coding sequence ATGAGCCAGCCGCAACACTTCGACATTATCATTGTTGGTGCCGGTATGACCGGTGCCAGCCTAGCCTTGGCCTTAAGCCAAACGCCCAGCGCTAAGCCCTTAAAGATTGCTTTAATTGAAGCGGCTGAATTGAACTTTGGCCAGCATCCGGGCTTTGATGGGCGAGCAATAGCCTTGTCTGCGGGCTCGCTGCGTTGGTTTCAGCAGCAAGGTTTGTGGTCGAATATGGCGCCCTATGGCTGTGCCATCGAGCATATTCATGTGTCTGACCGAGGTCATTGCGGCTGGACCAGCATGCAAGCCGACGAGTATCACTTGGACGCTCTCGGTCAGGTGATTGAGCTGGAACATGCCGGACGAGAGCTGCATCAACAGCTCGCTCAGCGCCAAGGCATTAGTCTGTTTTGCCCAGCCCGAGTGAAGCACATTGAGCAGCAGCAACAGCAGGTGCTGCTAGAGCTAGATGACCAGCAATGCCTGAGTGGCAGTTTATTAATTGGTGCCGATGGTGCCGACTCTTTAGTTGGCCAAAAAATTGGAAATCAGCAGCAACATGATTTTGCCAAGTATGCGCTGATAGCCAACGTTCAGGCCGATCAGGATCCCGCCGGACGGGCCTTTGAGCGTTTTACCGAACAAGGCCCTTAG